In the Fusarium falciforme chromosome 6, complete sequence genome, TGTGTCACCATTCCCTGCTCCTCGTTGTTCAGGACAATGACCTTGACGCCAATGTTGAACTGAGCAGCCGTCGAGAGCTCAGTCAGGGTCATGTTGAAGGAAGCATCACCGTCAATGTCAATGACGAGAGCATCAGGCTGGGCAACCTTGGCGCCAATTGCAGCAGGCAGGCCGTAACCCATGGTACCCAGACCACCAGAGGTGATCATGGATCGGGGGTGTCTCCATCGGAAGTGCTGGGCAGTCCACATCTGGTGCTGGCCGACACCGGTGGAGATGTAGGTCTGATCCTTGCGGTCCTCTGTGAGCTTGCTAAGCTCCTCAATCAGAGTCTGGGGCTTGATCAGACCCTGGCGCTCAGCCCGCTCGTAGTCGGACAGAGGCCACTTCTTCTTCCACTCGTTGATCTTGCCGAACCACTCCTTTCGGTCCTCCATGGTCTTGGCATCAACGAAGGGCATGAGCTGCTTCAGGTTGGTAGCAACATCGCCCTCAATGGCCTCGGTGGCCTGGACGACCTTGTTGATGTTCTTGGGCATAATCTCGAAGTGGACAATACCACCACGgccctcagcagcagcagccttggcGCCAGGGGCGAACTTGGCGATGCTGAGAGTGACACGGTCGTCGAATCGGGCACCCAGAGCAATGATGAGATCAGCCTCCTGCATGGCCATGTTGGCATAGGCAGCACCGTGCATGCCGAGCATGTGTAGAGACTTCTCATCGAGCTCGTCGTAGGCACCCAGACCCTGGAGGGTGGTGGTGACGGGGATGGAGCACTTGTCAGCCAGCTCCTTCAGCAGCTCGGGGCCGCCCTCGGAGAGGATGATACCCTGACCAGCATAGATGATGGGCTTTTTGGCAATGTTGACAAGCTTGCTCACGCGCTTCAGGGAAGCCTCAAGCTGCTTCTTGCTCACCTCCATAGCGGCGCGGGAAGCAGCGCTGGGCAGAGAAGGCAGAGCGGTCTCGGTGGGGATAGCTCTCCGGAGGACACCAGCGGTGACATCCTTGGGGAGATCGACGAGGACAGGGCCAGGGCGTCCGCTGGTGGCAATCTCAAAGGCCTCGTTAATACGTCGGGGAAGCTCGGCGACATTCTTGACCATCACGTTCCACTTGGTGCAGGCTCGAGAGATACCGACGACATCGGCCTCCTGGAAAGCGTCACTGCCAATGGCAGAGGTGACGACCTGACCGGTGAAAACAACCATGGGTGTTCCGTCGGACAGAGCATCCTGCATAGGAGTGATGACGTTGGTAGCACCAGGGCCAGAGGTGACGAGGACAACGCCGGGCTTGCCAGAAGCGCGGGCGTAACCCTCAGCCATGTGGCCAGCGCCTTGCTCATGGCGGGGGAGGATGAAGTCGAAGTGTTTTGAGTTGTAGATGGCATCGAAGACGGGGAGAATAGCGCCACCGGGGTATCCAACTGTGACTTATGTCAGTACTATGTGCGGTGTCTGGAAGTGGTTACACGCACAGATGTGTTTCACGCCATGGCGCAGCATCATCTCGTGGAAGATTTCACCACCAGTCTTTCCAATGAACCTGTTATAACCTAGTGAGACTGCGTTCGGGATATGTAGGGACGGTGTAGGTAGCATACGACTCATCCATGTCATTCTTCCGGGGGTTGACGAGGGGTTGCACATGGCTCTGGTTCTTCTCGGCATTGAAAGCTGGGCTGGGAATATCGCGAGCTGGTCTGTAGTCGCAATGTTAGTATAT is a window encoding:
- a CDS encoding Acetolactate synthase, with protein sequence MLRTRQAAKAIRAVAHTRSFTNTSAIAAIQAPKKITTGQRNQTTSAPAPARDIPSPAFNAEKNQSHVQPLVNPRKNDMDESFIGKTGGEIFHEMMLRHGVKHIFGYPGGAILPVFDAIYNSKHFDFILPRHEQGAGHMAEGYARASGKPGVVLVTSGPGATNVITPMQDALSDGTPMVVFTGQVVTSAIGSDAFQEADVVGISRACTKWNVMVKNVAELPRRINEAFEIATSGRPGPVLVDLPKDVTAGVLRRAIPTETALPSLPSAASRAAMEVSKKQLEASLKRVSKLVNIAKKPIIYAGQGIILSEGGPELLKELADKCSIPVTTTLQGLGAYDELDEKSLHMLGMHGAAYANMAMQEADLIIALGARFDDRVTLSIAKFAPGAKAAAAEGRGGIVHFEIMPKNINKVVQATEAIEGDVATNLKQLMPFVDAKTMEDRKEWFGKINEWKKKWPLSDYERAERQGLIKPQTLIEELSKLTEDRKDQTYISTGVGQHQMWTAQHFRWRHPRSMITSGGLGTMGYGLPAAIGAKVAQPDALVIDIDGDASFNMTLTELSTAAQFNIGVKVIVLNNEEQGMVTQWQNIFYEDRYAHTHQTNPDFIKLAEAMHIQSRRVSKPDEVVDALKWLINTDGPALLEVITDKKVPVLPMVPVGSGLHEFLVFDGTKEKKRRELMRERTCGLHG